CTGCTCAACCGCCACGAATTGTCCAAGCTCATCGGCGCCGTCGAACGCAAGGGCCATGCCCTCATCGCCACGGCCATGTATTGGAAGCAGGGACGCGCCAAGCTCGAGATCGCGCTGGCGCGCGGCAAGCAGGCACACGACAAGCGCGCCACCCTCAAGGAGCGCGACTGGGAGCGCGACCGCCAGCGACTGCTCAAGCACGGCTGAGATATAGTTACGGAAATTCCGCGCTAAAGGTTCATTCCGTCCGTCGCGTTGCGCACGACGAGGGCATGGATGCTGAACAGCCTGCGCTCATCGGTCCAGACGCGGACAGGAATGTAGCCACAACGGGCGGCAAGCCGGTGAAACTCCGCGATCGAATATTTGTAGGAATTCTCGGTGTGGATGGTTTCGCCCGCGCGGAAATTGAACCGTGCCCCGCCGACGGTCACGGTCTGGTCGAACCAGCTGATAAGATGCATCTCGACACGGCCGCGGCTCTCATCATAGAAGGCGTGATGCCGGAAGCCATCGAGCCGGAAGTCCGCTGCAAGTTCGCGGTTGATACGTGCCAGCAGGTTCAGATTGAAGGCCGCTGTGATGCCCCCGCGGTCGTTGTAAGCTGCATCAAGCAGCCGCTTCTCCTTCTTCAGATCGACCCCGATGAGCAGAATGCCGCCCTCTCCGAGCGTCGCGGCCACGGCGCGCAGGTAGCGCATGCCGTCGCGCGGTCCGAAATTGCCGATGCTGGAGCCGGGGAAGAAACCGACGCGACGCCCACGCGGGGAAAATTCGGCCGGCAATGAAAACGGCTGCATGAAATCGGCGCATACCGCCGCCACATTCACCTGCGGGTAGATCTCGGCGAGCGCCGCGGTTGATTGCAGCAGATGCGCGCGCGAGATGTCGATCGCGATATAGCTGACCCGGCCATGCATGACATTGAGCAAATACCGAACCTTGTTGCTGCTGCCGCTGCCGTATTCGATAAGCACGCAGCCTCCGCCAAGCAGGACGCCAATCTCGCGTGCATGCCGCTCCAGCAGCCCGATCTCCGTTCGAGTCAGATAGTATTCCTCCAACCCGCAAATCTGCTCGAAGAGCAAGGAGCCGCGCTGATCATAGAAGTATTTCGGCGGCAGCACCTTTTGCGGACGGCTCAAACCCGCCACTACGTCGTGCGTAAAATCGCCCAGTGCCGGTTCACAGTCGTGAAAAGCGACGCGTGGGCAGGCGTGTGTCTGGACCGAACGCCAGCGGGGCGCATATATCCTACGGAGACCGTATGGCATTGGCTCATCCTCCTCGTAGCGAAGAACTTTTTTGTCGCCGCAATGGCCGCACCCGAGGCGCGAAATCGAGAACGCCGTCCTGGCGCGTATTCCCCATTCTGAGTAGGGATGTTGTTTTTTTCTAACTGTCCCC
The sequence above is drawn from the Gammaproteobacteria bacterium genome and encodes:
- the egtD gene encoding L-histidine N(alpha)-methyltransferase, yielding MPYGLRRIYAPRWRSVQTHACPRVAFHDCEPALGDFTHDVVAGLSRPQKVLPPKYFYDQRGSLLFEQICGLEEYYLTRTEIGLLERHAREIGVLLGGGCVLIEYGSGSSNKVRYLLNVMHGRVSYIAIDISRAHLLQSTAALAEIYPQVNVAAVCADFMQPFSLPAEFSPRGRRVGFFPGSSIGNFGPRDGMRYLRAVAATLGEGGILLIGVDLKKEKRLLDAAYNDRGGITAAFNLNLLARINRELAADFRLDGFRHHAFYDESRGRVEMHLISWFDQTVTVGGARFNFRAGETIHTENSYKYSIAEFHRLAARCGYIPVRVWTDERRLFSIHALVVRNATDGMNL